The proteins below come from a single Cannabis sativa cultivar Pink pepper isolate KNU-18-1 chromosome 3, ASM2916894v1, whole genome shotgun sequence genomic window:
- the LOC115710082 gene encoding putative disease resistance protein RGA1: protein MAELILSPIAEKIIGGLGSEAVKHISLIWGVEDEVEDLKETISTIQAVLLDAERKQSHNNQVKNWLQRLSTVVFKADDLMDDFNTQALIMSHNPMANQVCTFFSSSNQLAFRFKMSRRIQGIKKKLASISNDKSFFLEQGRQETTLTPRRVRDADFYVHKEDVIGRDKDRSFIIDNLLLENFDQESVSVIAIVGIGGLGKTTLAKSIYNDGQVQKQFKLRIWVCVSDPFDFRLIIKSIIESAEGQAISGDMGTELLVKKLREVLGGNQYFLVLDDIWEEDHAMLLKLKDLITSNENAGSRVVITTRSENIAKFLTTEQQPYQLGVLDEVESWFLFKRVAFEDGSQELDNSSIVEIGKEIVKRCKGIPLAIKTIGNILHGKSLESEWSSLDKEFSKIPYRREDDMLPTLKLSYDHLPSHLKLCFAYCSLFPKDKEIKVRNLINLWMGQGFLKLSTSQDQYLEDVGYEWFMTLLEGSFFQDVEVDECGIIKKCKMHDLMHDLAVQVAGEECTTFAISNGQRNIKETTLHVSFVGDAYLGSELSASLAHAKNIRTFLSISNPKKELFCDAITLNCKFIRCLDLNRSSGKIVSNSIGKLKHLRYLDLSSNSYLNSLTNSITNLVNLQTLKVNYCSNLRELPRGFVKLINLRHLELSWCKLNSLPGGIGQLTQLRYLDLSWNQNLLLLPDSMNDLLNLQTLKLNHCSKLKELPRDIGKLINLRHLKISDKLEYMPSGLGKLTNLQILSNYVLMKSEKCTPRHGGELKELMRLNNLRGKLELTNLSCEKNVAVEYEKAKLKDKQYLLSLTMEWDSEAKMDETEAIVGYEMSLEGLQPHQNIQKLRLTNYGGVKLSSWLSSLTKLVKLTLKDCAKCEHLVPLNQFKCLKHLKLVRLICLEYISNTNNVSEDLVGSTTTLLPSLESLWLWDLPNLKGWWRETEVHHSCFDANANANEDNHSSLPYYLPSLSKLHIEDCPKLTCMPLYPRLEGGLELRKTSWKPLEETFRMRMMMSSNVGSVFPTAPSFSPLSKLECLYLIDIDDLECLPDSFKSLTCLSSLIIDGCPKLKDLCPGILHLSSLRHLQISKCEGLGHMLISDDYDFMWQSLNGTLGLLELCTLPNIVTVLPKGIQHLTSLQELQVFFL, encoded by the exons ATGGCTGAGTTGATTCTGTCTCCGATTGCTGAGAAAATCATTGGTGGTTTGGGATCTGAAGCTGTGAAACACATCTCTCTGATTTGGGGTGTGGAGGATGAGGTTGAAGATCTCAAAGAAACCATTTCAACAATCCAAGCTGTGCTTTTGGATGCTGAGAGGAAACAATCTCACAACAACCAAGTCAAGAACTGGCTCCAAAGGCTGAGCACTGTGGTTTTTAAAGCAGACGACTTGATGGACGACTTCAACACTCAAGCTTTGATCATGTCTCACAACCCAATGGCCAACCAG GTGTGCACCTTCTTTTCCAGCTCCAACCAGCTCGCTTTCCGTTTCAAGATGAGTCGTAGAATACAAGGCATCAAGAAAAAACTGGCTTCCATTTCCAATGATAAAAGCTTCTTTTTGGAGCAAGGACGTCAAGAAACTACCCTAACTCCTAGAAGAGTGAGAGATGCTGACTTCTATGTACATAAGGAAGATGTTATTGGGAGGGACAAGGATAGATCGTTCATCATCGATAATCTTTTATTGGAGAATTTTGATCAAGAGAGTGTCTCGGTGATTGCTATTGTAGGAATAGGTGGTCTAGGAAAAACCACTCTTGCCAAAAGTATTTATAATGATGGGCAAGTCCAAAAACAATTTAAGTTAAGGATTTGGGTGTGTGTATCTGATCCATTTGACTTCAGACTAATTATTAAAAGTATTATTGAGTCTGCAGAAGGCCAGGCTATTTCGGGAGACATGGGAACAGAATTGTTAGTAAAGAAACTTCGAGAAGTACTTGGTGGAAATCAGTATTTTCTTGTACTAGATGATATATGGGAGGAAGACCATGCTATGTTGTTGAAGTTAAAAGATTtaataacaagtaatgaaaaTGCTGGGAGTAGAGTTGTAATAACTACTCGTAGTGAAAACATTGCTAAATTCTTAACTACCGAACAACAACCCTATCAACTAGGGGTTCTTGATGAAGTTGAATCTTGGTTTTTGTTTAAAAGGGTGGCTTTTGAAGATGGATCACAAGAGCTAGATAACTCTAGCATTGTGGAGATTGGAAAGGAGATTGTGAAAAGGTGTAAAGGAATCCCCTTGGCCATCAAAACAATAGGAAATATATTACACGGGAAAAGTTTAGAATCAGAGTGGTCTTCCTTAGATaaggaattttcaaaaataccttATCGAAGAGAAGATGATATGTTACCCACCCTCAAATTGAGTTATGATCATCTTCCCTCCCATTTGAAACTTTGCTTTGCCTATTGTAGTTTATTTCCTAAAGATAAAGAAATTAAGGtgagaaatttaattaatctttGGATGGGGCAAGGATTTCTCAAGTTATCTACAAGTCAAGATCAATATTTGGAAGATGTGGGTTATGAATGGTTTATGACTTTGTTGGAAGGATCATTCTTTCAAGATGTTGAAGTAGATGAATGTGGAATTATAAAGAAATGCAAAATGCATGATTTGATGCATGATCTTGCTGTTCAAGTAGCTGGAGAAGAATGTACTACTTTTGCAATTTCAAATGGCCAAAGAAATATCAAGGAAACTACTCTTCATGTGTCTTTTGTAGGCGATGCTTACTTAGGAAGTGAACTTTCAGCTTCATTGGCTCATGCAAAAAATATTCGAACATTTCTTAGTATTTCAAACCCTAAGAAGGAGTTATTTTGCGATGCCATAACATTAAACTGTAAGTTTATACGTTGTTTGGATTTGAACCGTTCAAGTGGGAAGATAGTATCAAATTCTATTGGCAAGTTGAAACACTTGAGATATTTAGACCTTTCATCGAATTCTTATCTCAATTCACTTACCAATTCAATTACGAATTTGGTGAATTTGCAAACGTTGAAGGTTAATTATTGCTCAAATCTCAGAGAACTACCTAGAGGTTTTGTGAAACTCATTAACCTTAGGCATCTTGAACTTTCTTGGTGTAAATTGAATTCTTTGCCAGGTGGAATAGGTCAGTTGACACAATTGAGATACTTGGATCTTTCTTGGAATCAAAATCTATTATTActtccagattcaatgaatgatTTGTTGAATTTGCAAACACTGAAACTCAATCATTGCTCAAAACTCAAAGAGCTTCCTAGAGATATTGGGAAACTCATCAACCTTAGGCATCTTAAAATCTCTGATAAATTGGAGTATATGCCAAGTGGACTGGGCAAGCTAACTAATCTCCAAATATTATCAAATTATGTGTTGATGAAGAGCGAAAAGTGTACCCCAAGGCATGGTGGTGAGCTAAAGGAATTGATGAGATTGAACAACTTGAGAGGCAAATTGGAACTTACAAATTTGAGTTGTGAGAAAAATGTGGCAGTGGAGTATGAGAAAGCCAAATTAAAGGATAAACAATATCTTCTATCATTGACAATGGAGTGGGATTCTGAAGCTAAAATGGATGAAACCGAGGCTATTGTTGGTTATGAGATGTCATTAGAAGGTCTCCAGCCACATCAAAATATTCAGAAGCTAAGGCTAACAAATTATGGGGGTGTTAAGCTCTCCAGTTGGCTCTCATCACTTACTAAGCTAGTGAAGTTAACTTTGAAAGATTGTGCAAAATGTGAGCATCTGGTTCCATTGAATCAATTCAAGTGTCTCAAGCATTTGAAACTTGTGAGGTTGATATGTTTAGAGTACATATCCAACACTAATAATGTCAGCGAAGACTTGGTTGGTTCAACAACAACATTACTGCCATCTCTAGAGTCACTTTGGTTGTGGGATTTGCCTAATCTAAAAGGATGGTGGAGAGAGACTGAAGTTCATCATTCTTGTTTTGATGCAAATGCAAATGCAAATGAAGATAATCACTCTTCCTTGCCTTATTATCTCCCTTCtctttcaaaattacatatagAAGATTGTCCTAAGCTGACTTGCATGCCACTTTACCCACGTTTGGAAGGAGGATTGGAACTGAGGAAGACTAGTTGGAAGCCATTAGAAGAGACATTCAGAATGAGGATGATGATGAGCAGTAACGTTGGATCTGTATTCCCAACAGCTCCTTCTTTCTCACCTCTCTCCAAATTAGAATGCCTGTATCTAATAGACATTGATGATCTAGAATGTCTTCCAGACTCCTTCAAGAGCCTTACTTGTCTCAGTAGCTTGATTATTGATGGTTGTCCTAAATTGAAGGATTTGTGTCCTGGTATTCTACATCTCTCATCACTTCGACATCTACAGATTAGCAAATGCGAGGGGTTAGGGCACATGCTGATTAGTGATGATTATGACTTTATGTGGCAATCCCTAAATGGAACCCTTGGATTATTAGAACTATGTACGTTGCCAAATATAGTGACTGTTCTTCCTAAGGGTATCCAACATCTTACAAGCTTACAAGAacttcaagttttttttttgtga